One window of the Cryptomeria japonica chromosome 7, Sugi_1.0, whole genome shotgun sequence genome contains the following:
- the LOC131057328 gene encoding probable fatty acyl-CoA reductase 5 produces MAIDTVEFLRGKNILVIGATGFLGKVFMEKILRVQPEVGCIFALIRAKNIQSARTRLQNQVISSELFRLIRERCTEDGYEKLMAQKLVPVVGDIALDFLGIEESVRDELCPKIHIVVNSAATTSFYERYDIAMKVNALGCRNLINFCKSCCRLEALCHISTAYVNVESTGIITEEVLKMGEKLPYNSRAIEPSDIESECYLMRKSLKEFRIFSEEKWSEENETKHMKELGLKRAREFGWPNAYVLTKAMGEMMVDYLREDIPTIIIRPSIIESSITEPFAGWMEGNRMIDPLIVGYGKGRITSFLIDPLLILDVIPVDMVANSMIVSIARHGTEPGLFLYHATSSVANPLHYNVVVDATYNYFLKNPCTAKNGKVVRVKEPYFLQSMSSFTLYMTLCFKIPLQLLCILDKLLFGFLRPHCNHLLDKYRFGMSLAQIYEPFLFFKGKFDSSKTERLWEEMSGDDRKIFSLDVKSINWEDYFLNSHIPGLVKYIIRR; encoded by the exons ATGGCAATCGATACAGTGGAGTTTCTCAGAGGCAAAAACATCCTAGTCATTGGGGCCACCGGTTTTCTAGGCAAAG tttttatggagaaaattttgcgaGTCCAACCAGAAGTGGGGTGCATTTTTGCTCTCATTAGAGCAAAAAATATCCAATCTGCTAGAACCAGGCTCCAAAACCAG GTGATATCCTCAGAGTTGTTTAGACTCATTAGAGAGCGTTGCACTGAGGACGGTTACGAGAAGCTCATGGCACAAAAGCTTGTTCCTGTTGTTGGAGATATAGCATTGGATTTTCTAGGGATTGAAGAAAGTGTAAGGGATGAGCTGTGTCCAAAGATCCATATTGTGGTCAACTCTGCCGCCACCACAAGCTTTTATGAGAG GTACGATATTGCCATGAAAGTCAATGCTTTAGGATGCCGAAACCTAATCAACTTTTGTAAAAGTTGCTGTAGACTTGAAGCTTTGTGTCACATCTCTACTG CTTATGTGAATGTTGAAAGCACTGGGATAATTACTGAAGAAGTTCTTAAGATGGGAGAAAAACTCCCATACAACAGTAGAGCTATAGAACCTTCAGATATTGAGTCCGAATGCTATTTAATGAGAAAGAGCCTAAAAGAATTTAgaatattttcagaagaaaaatgGTCCGAGGAAAATGAGACAAAGCACATGAAGGAATTAGGGTTAAAAAG GGCAAGAGAATTTGGATGGCCGAATGCATATGTTTTGACAAAAGCAATGGGTGAAATGATGGTGGATTACCTAAGAGAGGATATACCGACTATAATCATTCGTCCAAGTATAATCGAGAGCTCCATAACCGAACCGTTTGCTGGATGGATGGAAGGAAACAG AATGATCGACCCCTTGATAGTTGGATATGGAAAGGGACGAATCACATCCTTCCTTATTGATCCACTACTGATTCTTGATGTG ATACCTGTGGACATGGTGGCAAATTCCATGATAGTATCAATCGCCAGGCATGGTACAGAACCTGGTCTATTTCTGTATCATGCAACTTCTTCTGTTGCCAATCCATTACACTACAACGTCGTTGTGGACGCAACGTACAACTACTTCTTAAAAAATCCCTGCACAGCCAAGAATGGAAAGGTTGTGAGGGTGAAGGAGCCTTACTTTCTTCAAAGCATGTCCAGCTTCACATTATATATGACCCTCTGTTTCAAAATCCCTCTCCAG CTACTGTGTATTCTGGATAAGCTTCTGTTTGGCTTTCTGAGGCCGCACTGCAATCATCTGCTGGACAAATATAGATTTGGAATGAGCCTCGCTCAGATCTATGAACCTTTTCTTTTCTTCAAGGGGAA GTTCGACAGCTCAAAAACTGAGCGTTTGTGGGAGGAAATGTCAGGAGATGATCGGAAGATTTTCAGCCTCGATGTCAAGAGCATTAATTGGGAGGATTACTTTCTAAATTCTCATATTCCTGGACTGGTCAAATATATTATTAGGAGGTGA